Within Kutzneria chonburiensis, the genomic segment GCGAGAGACACCGTGACCAGGATCCACGGCGCGGGCGACGGCCCCGGCAGCCAGCGGAGCTCGCCCCGCACCTGGTAGGTCCTGCCGTCGGAGACAAGATCGACCTGCCACGCCCGGATCAGGTGCTCGCTGTCCGGATCGGCGAGCACTTGCGACGGAAGTGTTGCGTCACCCCAGTGCGCGTAGTGATCGTGCCACTGCACCACCGGGTCGGCGGAAAGACGTTGCCAGCGCGGCGCCACGGCCGCGTCGCCGGTCGGCTTCTCCGGGTCCTCACTGATGTCGCCGGACGGCGTCGCCTCGGTCGGGATGGCGGCGTTGACCGCCGCGCCGTCCGAACCGATCTGGTAGCGCTGCGCCCCGTCCGGGTCGAGCACGACGACATCCGTTCGAGTGGAATTGCGCAGCCACAGGGCCTCGCCGTTCTGCAACACCCGGAACTCGACGCCCGGCGGCAGAGTGGTCGACGGAATCAGCGCGCTGCTCAGGTCGCCGACGCGGTCCGGCGGCGTGTGCGCGTCGGCCTCGTGCGCCGAGGCGGGGCCGGCCAGCGCCAGCAGCAGCACGGCGACCAGGGCGGCAAGGCGGGCCACTTCGTCAGCCTCCCAAGGGATTGAAGCCGGCCGGCAGCTCCAGCCGATGGGCGCTCATGAAGCCCGAGTCGGCCAGGATCTCCCGGATCGGGCCGTCCGCGACGACCTGGCCGTGGTCAAGCACAACGGCCCGGTGGCACAGTTCCAGCGCGTACGGCAGGTCATGGGTGACCAGCAACGTGGTCATGCCCAGCCGTTTCACCAGATCCGCGAACTCGCGGCGGGCAGCTGGGTCCAAATTGGACGATGGCTCGTCGAGGACGAGGACCTCGGGATGCATGGCCAGCACGGTCGCGACCGCGGCGCGGCGGCGCTGGCCGAGCGAAAGCCGGTGCGGCGGGCGGTCGGCGAGGTCGGCCAGGCCCACATAGGACAGTGCCTCGGTCACGCGGTCCTTGAGCTCGTCGCCCTTGAGGCCGAGGTGGGCCGGCCCGAACGCGACGTCCCGGCCGACGGTCGGCGTGAACAGCTGGTCGTCGGGATCCTGGAAGACGACGCCGACCTTGCGCCGGACCTCCTTGAGCGTCTTCGGTCCGACGGTGGTGCCGCTGATCAGGACCTCGCCCGCGGACGGCGTGAGCACGCCGTTGAGCTGGAGCACCAGGCTGGTCTTGCCGGCGCCGTTGGGGCCGAGCAGCGCGACACGTTCACCGCGGTGGATGCTCAGGTCCACAGTGGACAACGCGGACGTGCCGTCGGGGTAGTCGAAGCTGACGCCGCGCAGCTCGATCGCCGGCTGCTCGTCCGAGGCGGTGGTGGACGGCATGAACCGGCCGCGGCGCACCTCGACCGTTGGCGCAGGTGCCGGCGTGCGGATCGCGCGGCGGGCTCTGCGTTTGCCGCGGGCCGGCTCGTCACCGTGCGGCGTAAGGGAAATCGGCAGGCCGACCTTGTCCTCGTAGCCCGGCAGCTGGACCCGGTACGTGCACAGGTCGCAGTTCATTCGCACGTCCCCGTGCAGCGCCTCGCGGTAGCGCTCCAAGATGATGCGGGTCAGCCGCGGATCGGGGCCGAGGTGGCCGCCGCCCTTGACGGTGATCTCCGGGTGCTTGGCCGCCCACTCGCCGGCCTGCTGGTGGATTCGCGGCACCAGCATGCCCGTGAACAGGAAGAACGGGCTGACCACGATCGTCGTCGCGCCGAGCAGTCGGCAGCGCTCCATGGCCTCGGCCACGTTCGGGCGGGCGACGGAGACGAAGCCCGGCTCGATCGTGCCGAGACCGCGCTTGTCGGCCAGCAGCCGGCCGACCTTCCACAGGTCGGAGCAGGCATCGGGATCCGAGGAGCCGCGGCCGATCAGGGCGACGCCGAGCTTCTCCGGATCGGCGTCGCCGGCGGCGTCCCGGATCCGTTCCTCGGCGATGGACAGGATCGTCGGCTCGATGCCCAGATCCCGGGCCAGTCTGAAGTGGACGGACGGATGCCGTTGGCGGGCGCGGGCCATCGCCGCCGGGCCGTCGTTCTTGAGGTGGCCGGCGGCGAGCAGGACCAGTGGCACCACCACGACCTCGTGCGCGCCGTCCGCGACCAGCCGGTCGATCGCCTCGTCAACGCCGGGTTCGGCCAGTTCCACGAAACCGCAACCGATGGGCAGATCCGGCGCGCTGTTCTTGACCGCCTCGGCCAGCTGCCAGTACTCGTCGACGCCGTCCGCGTCGCGGCTGCCGTGGCCCAGCAGCACCATCGCCGGCGGGGTCATGCCGTCGCCCACGCTGTCGCCGTCAACACCGCGAAGATCGCCGGGATCGTCAGCGCCGCCGCCCAGGTCTTCGGCTTGGCCGGCTCGCCGGTCAACGTCGCCGGGAGCGATCCCTCGTAGCCGCGGGACGCCATCGCCAGGTAGACGCGTTCGCCCCGTTCAAAGGCGCGGACGAACAACGCCCCCACGCACAGCGCCATGTCCTTGGCCTGCCACAGCCAGCGCGGATCCGCCCCGCGGCAGGCCCGGGCCGTGCGCAGGCGATTGAGCTCCGAGTTCAGCACCTCGACGTACCGGATCATGAAGGAGGCCACCGCCGTGAAGATCTTCGGCACTTTCAGGCGCTCAAGGCCGGTGATCACCTCCGGCAGCGGCGTTGTCGCCGCCAGCACACCCGTGGCCAGGAGACCGAAGCTGGCCTTCAGCACGATCGCCGCCGCGGAGTGCAGGCCCGCGACCGCCAGTGGGACGCCGAGGACGTGGATTTTCTCGCCGGTCGCGAGGAACGGCAGCAGAATCACGAAGAACACGAACGGGATCTCCACCACCAGCCGGCGCAGCAGCGTCGCCGCCGGAATCTGCGCGACGTACGCCGCGGTCGCCAGGACCAGCGCGTAGCCGAGGTACGGCCAGTACGTGTCCCTCGGCGTGCAGGCCACCAGCAGAATGCACAGCGCCGTCGCCGCCACCTTGCACTGCGGCGCCGCGCGGTGCAGCGGCGTGTCCGCCGGGATCAGCAGGTCCGCCCCCGGATTGTGAGCGGCTCCGCTCACTGCGGCACCTCGCTAGCGCTCGGTGTCCGCGTTCCCGGACGCACTGCGTCGAATGCGTTCGCAAGCTCGTTCATGCGCTCGCCCGGCTCAGATGCCGGCCCACTCGCACCAGATCCGGCCTCAGTCGCAGCAGCGCCGCCACGATCAGGCCCGTCACCAGGCCCTCGAACACCGCGATCACCGTGTACGTGCCGATCGTCGTCACCGCCACCGTCGTGGCCGGCACACTCGTCGCGCCGCCGACCGCGTACTCCAGGCTGTACAGGACCGATCCCGCGGTCACCGACACGAATCCCGCCAGCCCACAGGCGATCGCCGCCCAGAGCTTCGTTTTCGGCAGCACCTTTCGCAGGCCCAGGATCAGCGGATACCCCACCAGCGCCGGGATCAGCGCCATGTTCACCGCGTTGACCCCCAGCGCCGTCACCCCGCCGTCGCCCGCGAACAGGGCTTGCACCACGAGGACCACCGAGATCACCACCGGTCCCAGCCAGGGTCCCAGCAGCGCCACCGCCAGCGTCCCGCCCAGCAGATGGCCGCCCGTGCCCACCCCGATCGGGAAGATCGGCGCCTCCAGCACCAGGAAGAACGCCGCCGCCAGCCCGGCCAGCGGGATGTCCCGGTCCCGCAGCGACGGCCCCAGGTTCCGGCTGCACAGCGCCAGCCCGGCCACCGCCACCACGCCGCCGGCGATGGAGACCGGCGCATTCACGAACCCGTCAGGAATGTGCATCGGATCCCTCCTCCGGTCGGCTGTCGGTGGCCGCGTTTTCCCCGGCCAGTCCTGCTGTGGCGAGGTCTGCCCCGACGAGATCTGCCCCGGCCAGTTCTGCCCTGGCGAGTTCCGCCTCGGCCGGTTCTGTCCCGGCGAGGTCCGCTCCGGCCGGTTCTGCTCCGGCCGGTTCTGCTTCGGCGGGGTCTGCCCTGGCGACTTCTGCCTCGGCCCGTTCTGTTCCGGCGGGGTCTGCCCCGGCGAGTTCCGCGCCGACCGGTTCTGCCTCGGCCGGTGTTTGTCCGTCCGGTTTCGGTTCGGCGGGTTTCGGTCCGGCTGGCCTTTCCACGGCCAGCAGGTCGAGCGCAGCGACCTCGCCGACCACGAAGGTCACCGGCGGGCGCAGCCTCGCGTTCGGCAACTCGGCCAGCGTGCCCAGCTCGGTGCGCTGGTGCGGACGGCTGGCCGCGCTGATCGCCGCGACCGGGGTGTCGGCGGCCAGGCCGCCGGCCATCAGTCGAGCGGCGATGTCCCGCAGCGCGGACCGGCCGGTGAGCACGACGATCGTGCCGCCGACACGGGCGACGGCGTCCCAGTCGATGCGCTGGCGGTACTCGGGGTCGTCATTGCCGGCGATGACGGTCAGCGTGGTGGCGACCTGCCGGACCATCACCGGGATCCCGGCCAGCGCCGGCGCGGCGATCGCGGCTGAGATGCCCGGCACGATGTCGAACGGCACACCGGCGGCAGCAAGCGCGATGGCTTCCTCGCCGCCGCGCGAAACGACGAACGCGTCCCCGGCCTTCAACCGGACCACCTCGCGGCCGTCCCGACCAAGTTGGACAAGAAGCTCGTTCACGTCTTTCTGCGGCCAGGCGGCACGGCTGCCTGCTTTTCCAACGCAGTGCAGAATTTCAGCCGAGTCGGCAATGGCAACGATGTCGGCCATCGACGGACGGTCGTAGACGACAACGTCGGCCGACTTGAGCAGTTCGACCGCGCGGCATGTGAGCAGACCGGGATCACCGGGGCCGGCGCCCACGAGGTGCACGGTCACCCGGTGCTCCGCGCGGCCGCCGAGCGCGGCGTGACCAGCCAGTCGCCGAACCGCCGGGTGGTCGACGAGCCGACCAGCACGGTGGTGGTCATGCCGACTTTTTCGCAATCGAGCTCGCCGAGCGTGGTGAGCTCGACGCGCTGCCCGTCCCGGGCGATGTCGGCGACCAACGCCACCGGAGTAGAAGGTGCTCGACGTTCCAGCAACACTTCGCGGGCGCGGTCGAGCTGCCACGGCCGTCCCTTGGAGCGCGGGTTGTACAGCGCAATCGCCAGGTCGGCTTCCGCCACCGCCCGGAGTCGACGTTCCACTTCCTCCCAGGGAGTCAGCAGATCGGACAGCGTGAGACAGGCGAAGTCGTGCGCAAGCGGGGCGCCGACGAGCGCCGAGGCAGCGAGCGCCGCGGTGACCCCAGGAAGCACGCGCACCTCTGGTCTTGCATTTTCCTCGATTTCGTACGCATTGCTCAGCGCCAACGTCGCCATGCCGTACACACCGGCGTCGCCCGACGACACGAGCACCACCCGTCGTCCACCGGCCGCGGCCTCGACGGCCTGCTCGGCGCGCAAAGTCTCCTCGGTCATTCGTCCGCGGACGACGAGTTGGTCGGCGTGGAGGATGTCGTCGCACGCATCTATATAGGCGGAGTAACCGTAGACCGCCTCGGCATCGGCGATCGCCTCGGTCGCGGCCGGCGTGCGGTGTCGTGCGTCGCCGGGACCGAGACCGACGATGGTGAGCACACCGGTCATGGGAGCCTCCGCTTCTCCACCGGAATCGGCCGGCCCTCCGTGCTGCCCTCGGCCGACCGCCGCCGGCACCCGTGCGAATAGGCCGGGTCGTACAACCTGGTCCGCTGGACCTCGCGGTCGTCGCGGAGCGCTTCGCCGACGAGCACCAGAGCGGCAGTCCGGATGCCGGATGCACGAAGCTCGGCCGCGAGCTCGCCGACAGTAGTTTTGATAATTCGCTCGTCCGGCCACGTCGCCTTCGCGACGACGACCGCGGGCGTTTCGGCGGCGTACCCGTTTCCGTCGGCGAGCAGCTCGGCTTGCAACTGCTCGGGACGTTGGGCGGAGAGGTAGACGGCCATCGTCGTGCGATGCGATGCGAACGAGGCGACCGTCTCGCCATCCGGCATCGAGGCAGCCGTTCGGCCGCCAGCCAGGCGTGTTAACACGATCGACTGCGAAACCGTCGGTGAAGTCAGTTCACAACCAACAGCGGCTGCGGCAGCGCCGAGCGAACCGACACCCGGCACGATTTCGTACGGCCGACCGCTCCGTCGACACCACTCGATCTGCTCACCGATCGCCCCATAGACGGTCGGGTCGCCGGAGTGCAGCCGGACAATCGCCGCGTCGGGGTGGGCGGCGTAGACCTCGAGCACGTCCTCCAGCGTCATGCCGGCGGAGTCGTGTCGCACCGCCGCCGGGTTGGCGTGGTCGAGAACCTCGGCCGGCACCAGCGACGACGCCCACACCACGACGTCGGCCCTGGCCAGCCGGTCGGCGCCGCGGAAGGTCATCAGGTCGGCCGCGCCGGGCCCGGCGCCGACGAACGAGATCAGTCCGGGTGGGATCACCGCGGACCCTGCCCGAGGCGCAGCCCGATGCCAGCCATCACATCCTCCGTGCGACGCGTGTCAGTCGCGTGGCCGGTCTCCTGGCTCCCGGATCACCGCCGTCGCCGCGCCTTCCCAGGCTCGCGCCCAGTGGCTGTTCCTCTGCGGGACGACTTCCCGGTCACAGTGGCGGGACCGCGCCGGATTCGCACCGGCTTCCCGTAACCACGCTCGCGGAGCAGGTTAACCGACGAGTCGGCGGGCCGACACCGCCGACTACGGTGTGAAACAGTCCAGCCGAGGGGAAACCGAGACGTGCCGCGAGTGCCGCATCCGATCGAGTCGGAGTCGTACGAAATCCTCCGCCGGCGCGTCGACACCGCCGGCCTCGGGCCGCTGTCGCGGGCCGTCGTCGAACGCCTCGTGCACACCACCGCCGACGCCACCTGGGCCGGCGACCTGCTGGTCGACGAGCAGGCGCTGGCGGCGGGCCGACAGGCGCTGGCCGACGGCGCGCCGGTGATCGCCGACGTCCGGATGGTCGCCGTCGGCATCACCAGCCGACCGGCCACGGTCATCGCCGAGCGGACTTGCGGATTGGAGGAGTTCGTACGAAATGCTCCGGTCGGTGCGGTGTGGGCCATCGGGCAAGACGTGGCGATAGTCACCGAACTCGTCGCCCGCTGCCGGGCCGGCGAGATTCAACCGGCGCTCGTCATCGCGCTGCCGGCCGGTTTCGTCGGAGCCGTCGAGGCCAAGCGGGCGGTACGCGAGTTGGGTATCCCGGCACTGACCAACCGGGGTGAGCGTGGTGGTGCGGCGCTGGCGACTGCGGCCGTCAACGCACTGCTCTATCTCTGACGCCGCCAACGGAGGGTGTCCCGCACGTTCGGTATGCCGTTAACGTGACGTGCGCTGGATTGGCAAGTTGCTAACGAGGGGAGCGTGGCGCATGTCCATCGGCCAGGACGAGTTCGTATCGGCCGCAAAAGACCTGATCGACCAGTTGGTCACCACCCAGCGCGAAGCCATCGCCGCCGCCGCGGCGCTGGTCGCCGACTGCGTGCTGGCCGACGGCGTGGTCCAGGCGTTCGGCACCGGCCACTCGCAGGGACTGGTGATGGAGATCGCCGGCCGGGCCGGCGGCCTGATCCCGACCAACAAGCTGGCGCTGCGCGACGTCGTCACCTACGGCGGCGCGCCGGTCGACTCGCTCGACTCGCACACGGAACGCGATCCGGCGATCGCGCACCGCGTGTACGAACTGGCCTCGCCGCGTAAAACCGACCTTTTTGTCATCGCGTCCAATTCCGGCGGAAACGGTTCGATCGTCGAAATGGCCTCGCTCGTCAAGGAGCGGGGACACGGCCTGATCGCGTTCACGTCGCTGGCCCACGCCACCGCCGTCGAGTCGCGGCATCCCTCCGGCAAACACCTGCACGAGCTCGCCGACGTCGTCATCGACAACTGCGGTCCGATGGGCGACACGCTGCTGCCCATGCCCGGCGGCGGCCAGGTCTGCGCGATCTCGTCGATCACCTCGGCCTTCGCCGCCCAGATGATGCTGGCCGACGCCTGCGCGCGCCTGGTCGCGGCCGGCCACACCCCGCCGGTGTATCTGTCGGCCAACGTCCCCGGCGGCGACGAGCACAACAAGGGACTCGAGTCGCACTACGCCGGCCGAATCCGCCGCGACCCGTAGTCGTCGTTACCGCGGCGGGCCGTAGAAGCCGGCCAGTCTGGACACCGTCGAGGTAATCATGTCGCGGAGCTCGGCGGGGTCGAGGACCTCGAGCTCGGCGCCGAAGCGAAGGAACTCGGCGTGGGCGTGGCGGAGGCTCTCGGTCGGGACGACGGCCTCGACCCAGCCGCCGGGGTCGGGCGGCGAAAAGGTGGCGGTGACCAGCTCGGCGACCTGACGGCCGAGAAAAGCCGGGAGAGCCCGGACGGCGTTGGGGGAGAGGCGGACCCGGGTGTCCACGGTCCGCATCCGGGTCTCGAAGTGTCCGGCCCAGTCCCGCCAGTAGGCGGCGAGGTCGAAGTCGGCCGGGCGGGAGAAGCGCTCGTCGAGGGCCTGCACGCCGAGGACGTTGGACACGCGGAAGGTACGGAGGTCCGCGCCGGCCAGGGCGACGAGGTACCAGGTGCCGGCCTTGAGCACGACGCCGAGCGGGGCCAGGCGCCGCGTCACCTCGCGCGGCGTCTTCCACCGGCGGTAGCGAATCTCGACCATTTTTTCATTCCAGACCGAATCGGCAATCTCGGCGAGGAAGGGAACCTCGTCGGCTTCGCGCAGCCAGCCGGGGGCGTCGAGGTGGAAGCGCTCGCGGATGCGGCTGGCCCGTGCGCGCAGGTCGGGTGGCAGGGCGGCGAGCATCTTGAGCTCGGCGGTGGCGACGACGGTGCCGAGCCCGAGCTCGGCGGCGGGTCCGGGCATGCCGGCCAAAAACAGCGAATCGGCCTCGTCGGTGGTGAGCCCGGTCAACCTCGTTCGATAGCCGTCGAGCAGCTGGTAACCGCCGGCCGGCCCACGGTCCGCGTAGACGGGCACGCCCGCGACGGACAGGGACTCGATGTCCCGATAGACCGTTCTTACCGACACCTCTAGTTCGTCGGCGAGCTCCTGCGCGGTCATCCGGCCCCTGGTCTGCAGCAACAGCAGAGTGGACAACAACCGGCTCGCGCGCATACCCGGCATTGTGGGTCAGGCGAACCGGACGACCGCGGTCGGCACTCCGCGAACCTCGGCGATCCGGTCGGCCTCGGCCTGCACGTCGTCCCGCAGCGCGGGGTCCACGTCGGCGTCGAACGAGGTGACGGTGACCTCCAGCTTCTTGCGGCCGACCAGCCGCGATCGCCACATGCCACCGATCTGACCGTCGACGAGCAGCGCGCCGGGATTGCCGAGGATCTGCCACAGCGCCTTCTGCTCGGCCCGGTCGGGCACGAGCAGGTCGCGGTCGCGGGCCTGGAGGAACGGGTCCATCGCCGGCAGCAGTCGAACGAGCTCCACTCGTTCAGATTCGAGGAGTTCGTCGACATTGCTCGAAGGCAACCACGCGCGTC encodes:
- a CDS encoding CbiX/SirB N-terminal domain-containing protein — its product is MGDGMTPPAMVLLGHGSRDADGVDEYWQLAEAVKNSAPDLPIGCGFVELAEPGVDEAIDRLVADGAHEVVVVPLVLLAAGHLKNDGPAAMARARQRHPSVHFRLARDLGIEPTILSIAEERIRDAAGDADPEKLGVALIGRGSSDPDACSDLWKVGRLLADKRGLGTIEPGFVSVARPNVAEAMERCRLLGATTIVVSPFFLFTGMLVPRIHQQAGEWAAKHPEITVKGGGHLGPDPRLTRIILERYREALHGDVRMNCDLCTYRVQLPGYEDKVGLPISLTPHGDEPARGKRRARRAIRTPAPAPTVEVRRGRFMPSTTASDEQPAIELRGVSFDYPDGTSALSTVDLSIHRGERVALLGPNGAGKTSLVLQLNGVLTPSAGEVLISGTTVGPKTLKEVRRKVGVVFQDPDDQLFTPTVGRDVAFGPAHLGLKGDELKDRVTEALSYVGLADLADRPPHRLSLGQRRRAAVATVLAMHPEVLVLDEPSSNLDPAARREFADLVKRLGMTTLLVTHDLPYALELCHRAVVLDHGQVVADGPIREILADSGFMSAHRLELPAGFNPLGG
- the cbiQ gene encoding cobalt ECF transporter T component CbiQ translates to MSGAAHNPGADLLIPADTPLHRAAPQCKVAATALCILLVACTPRDTYWPYLGYALVLATAAYVAQIPAATLLRRLVVEIPFVFFVILLPFLATGEKIHVLGVPLAVAGLHSAAAIVLKASFGLLATGVLAATTPLPEVITGLERLKVPKIFTAVASFMIRYVEVLNSELNRLRTARACRGADPRWLWQAKDMALCVGALFVRAFERGERVYLAMASRGYEGSLPATLTGEPAKPKTWAAALTIPAIFAVLTATAWATA
- a CDS encoding energy-coupling factor ABC transporter permease; its protein translation is MHIPDGFVNAPVSIAGGVVAVAGLALCSRNLGPSLRDRDIPLAGLAAAFFLVLEAPIFPIGVGTGGHLLGGTLAVALLGPWLGPVVISVVLVVQALFAGDGGVTALGVNAVNMALIPALVGYPLILGLRKVLPKTKLWAAIACGLAGFVSVTAGSVLYSLEYAVGGATSVPATTVAVTTIGTYTVIAVFEGLVTGLIVAALLRLRPDLVRVGRHLSRASA
- the cobA gene encoding uroporphyrinogen-III C-methyltransferase — protein: MTVHLVGAGPGDPGLLTCRAVELLKSADVVVYDRPSMADIVAIADSAEILHCVGKAGSRAAWPQKDVNELLVQLGRDGREVVRLKAGDAFVVSRGGEEAIALAAAGVPFDIVPGISAAIAAPALAGIPVMVRQVATTLTVIAGNDDPEYRQRIDWDAVARVGGTIVVLTGRSALRDIAARLMAGGLAADTPVAAISAASRPHQRTELGTLAELPNARLRPPVTFVVGEVAALDLLAVERPAGPKPAEPKPDGQTPAEAEPVGAELAGADPAGTERAEAEVARADPAEAEPAGAEPAGADLAGTEPAEAELARAELAGADLVGADLATAGLAGENAATDSRPEEGSDAHS
- the cobJ gene encoding precorrin-3B C(17)-methyltransferase; this translates as MLTIVGLGPGDARHRTPAATEAIADAEAVYGYSAYIDACDDILHADQLVVRGRMTEETLRAEQAVEAAAGGRRVVLVSSGDAGVYGMATLALSNAYEIEENARPEVRVLPGVTAALAASALVGAPLAHDFACLTLSDLLTPWEEVERRLRAVAEADLAIALYNPRSKGRPWQLDRAREVLLERRAPSTPVALVADIARDGQRVELTTLGELDCEKVGMTTTVLVGSSTTRRFGDWLVTPRSAAARSTG
- the cobM gene encoding precorrin-4 C(11)-methyltransferase is translated as MIPPGLISFVGAGPGAADLMTFRGADRLARADVVVWASSLVPAEVLDHANPAAVRHDSAGMTLEDVLEVYAAHPDAAIVRLHSGDPTVYGAIGEQIEWCRRSGRPYEIVPGVGSLGAAAAAVGCELTSPTVSQSIVLTRLAGGRTAASMPDGETVASFASHRTTMAVYLSAQRPEQLQAELLADGNGYAAETPAVVVAKATWPDERIIKTTVGELAAELRASGIRTAALVLVGEALRDDREVQRTRLYDPAYSHGCRRRSAEGSTEGRPIPVEKRRLP
- a CDS encoding precorrin-8X methylmutase, producing MPHPIESESYEILRRRVDTAGLGPLSRAVVERLVHTTADATWAGDLLVDEQALAAGRQALADGAPVIADVRMVAVGITSRPATVIAERTCGLEEFVRNAPVGAVWAIGQDVAIVTELVARCRAGEIQPALVIALPAGFVGAVEAKRAVRELGIPALTNRGERGGAALATAAVNALLYL
- a CDS encoding SIS domain-containing protein translates to MSIGQDEFVSAAKDLIDQLVTTQREAIAAAAALVADCVLADGVVQAFGTGHSQGLVMEIAGRAGGLIPTNKLALRDVVTYGGAPVDSLDSHTERDPAIAHRVYELASPRKTDLFVIASNSGGNGSIVEMASLVKERGHGLIAFTSLAHATAVESRHPSGKHLHELADVVIDNCGPMGDTLLPMPGGGQVCAISSITSAFAAQMMLADACARLVAAGHTPPVYLSANVPGGDEHNKGLESHYAGRIRRDP
- a CDS encoding helix-turn-helix transcriptional regulator produces the protein MRASRLLSTLLLLQTRGRMTAQELADELEVSVRTVYRDIESLSVAGVPVYADRGPAGGYQLLDGYRTRLTGLTTDEADSLFLAGMPGPAAELGLGTVVATAELKMLAALPPDLRARASRIRERFHLDAPGWLREADEVPFLAEIADSVWNEKMVEIRYRRWKTPREVTRRLAPLGVVLKAGTWYLVALAGADLRTFRVSNVLGVQALDERFSRPADFDLAAYWRDWAGHFETRMRTVDTRVRLSPNAVRALPAFLGRQVAELVTATFSPPDPGGWVEAVVPTESLRHAHAEFLRFGAELEVLDPAELRDMITSTVSRLAGFYGPPR